A region of Candidatus Hadarchaeales archaeon DNA encodes the following proteins:
- a CDS encoding small multi-drug export protein — MDWWVFFLTFVPFLELRASLPAALAMGFSLSFSLAVCVILNILVIPLAFFLLDWIVPPLRRRFEIVDRLYKWSLRRAATRNPAGFLGLFAFVAIPLPGTGVYSGCLIAHVLSMRRSAATLAMTFGVLVAAVLIATVSWFSFSLI; from the coding sequence ATGGACTGGTGGGTATTCTTTCTCACGTTCGTACCCTTCTTAGAACTCAGAGCATCCCTTCCCGCCGCTCTAGCGATGGGATTTTCGCTCAGCTTTTCGCTTGCAGTATGTGTAATTTTAAACATTCTGGTTATTCCACTGGCGTTTTTCCTTCTCGATTGGATAGTTCCACCGTTAAGGAGGAGATTCGAGATAGTGGACCGGCTCTACAAATGGAGTCTGCGCAGAGCAGCTACCAGAAATCCAGCTGGCTTTCTCGGCCTCTTCGCTTTCGTGGCCATACCGCTTCCTGGAACTGGGGTATATTCTGGATGTCTGATCGCCCACGTTTTAAGCATGCGTAGGTCTGCAGCCACCCTTGCCATGACTTTCGGAGTTCTTGTTGCGGCAGTATTAATAGCAACCGTCAGTTGGTTTTCATTTTCCCTTATTTAG
- a CDS encoding PUA domain-containing protein has protein sequence MRKANEAELRKLRMMADYLFGSGAGDKLFPDGIFIVKSKGRIRQVWMNGEPICAIRASDGHIILNKRGAMGLLRAFPTPRLRVIVSDEAAPFVAQGKTVFAKHVIRADQEIRPGEEVIVVNEKDELLATGTAMLAGVEMGKVRCGLAVRVRRGYGRRNGEHDGDE, from the coding sequence ATGAGAAAAGCCAACGAAGCTGAATTGAGAAAGTTGAGGATGATGGCGGATTATCTCTTTGGTTCTGGTGCTGGCGATAAACTTTTTCCAGATGGAATTTTCATCGTAAAAAGTAAGGGGAGGATAAGACAGGTGTGGATGAATGGAGAACCCATCTGCGCTATCAGAGCATCCGATGGTCACATAATCCTAAACAAACGAGGGGCGATGGGACTATTGAGAGCTTTTCCTACGCCAAGGTTACGGGTCATCGTCAGCGATGAAGCGGCACCTTTCGTTGCGCAAGGGAAAACCGTCTTTGCCAAACACGTCATAAGAGCGGACCAAGAGATAAGACCGGGCGAAGAGGTAATAGTCGTGAACGAAAAGGATGAACTCTTGGCCACCGGAACTGCCATGTTGGCTGGAGTGGAGATGGGTAAGGTCAGATGTGGGTTGGCAGTCAGAGTCAGAAGAGGATATGGGAGGAGGAATGGTGAACATGATGGGGATGAATAA
- a CDS encoding DNA-directed RNA polymerase, which produces MFKLVKIEDTVRVPPDKFSEPIESAVIDILRKTYVGIADKDVGVILAITKVEKIGEGRIIMGDGASHHDVVFEALVFKPELDEVVLGEIVDITDFGAFVRIGPLDGLVHISQVMDDYISHDRKKGILIGKEKKLVLKVGDHVRARIMAIGAEKIGMTMRQPGLGKLEWLEKEGKS; this is translated from the coding sequence ATGTTTAAGCTCGTGAAGATAGAGGATACCGTAAGAGTTCCGCCAGACAAATTTAGTGAGCCGATCGAAAGCGCCGTCATTGACATTTTGCGAAAAACCTACGTAGGAATAGCGGATAAAGATGTCGGAGTAATTTTAGCAATCACGAAGGTTGAGAAAATAGGAGAAGGAAGAATCATAATGGGAGACGGCGCCAGCCATCACGATGTAGTTTTTGAAGCCTTGGTGTTCAAGCCCGAGCTGGATGAGGTCGTTCTGGGAGAAATCGTAGACATCACAGATTTCGGCGCGTTTGTGAGGATAGGTCCTTTGGATGGTCTAGTCCACATCTCCCAGGTGATGGATGACTACATCAGCCATGACAGAAAGAAGGGCATCCTAATTGGAAAAGAGAAGAAGCTCGTGCTTAAAGTAGGAGACCATGTTAGAGCGAGAATCATGGCAATAGGAGCCGAAAAAATCGGCATGACAATGCGTCAGCCAGGCTTGGGTAAGCTAGAATGGTTGGAGAAGGAGGGCAAAAGTTGA
- a CDS encoding nascent polypeptide-associated complex protein: MVNMMGMNKRQMEKMMKQLGVKISELENVEEIVIRTRSQEIIIKEPSVTITEIQGQKIYQISGKEEEKRRIEEEDVRLVMEQTGASREEARSVLERTNGDLAEAILLLKKQNSK, translated from the coding sequence ATGGTGAACATGATGGGGATGAATAAACGGCAGATGGAAAAGATGATGAAACAGCTAGGGGTGAAAATATCAGAGCTCGAGAACGTTGAAGAGATCGTCATAAGAACCCGTTCGCAGGAGATCATCATCAAAGAACCGAGCGTGACGATAACCGAGATACAGGGGCAGAAGATTTATCAAATTTCCGGGAAGGAGGAGGAAAAGAGAAGAATTGAAGAAGAAGACGTGCGGCTAGTTATGGAGCAAACGGGTGCGAGTAGAGAAGAAGCTAGAAGTGTACTTGAGAGGACCAATGGAGATCTAGCCGAAGCCATTCTGCTCCTTAAAAAGCAGAATTCTAAATAA
- a CDS encoding class I SAM-dependent methyltransferase family protein, with translation MSWLREALRGVLSEEKLRLVPRGFQQIGRIAILSLPNELTNEAEIIAKKILETGQVDTVALKTGGIEGWRRKPTIKIIAGKPQTETIHKEAGCIFKLDVAETMFSKGNLSERQRIADLVKEGEVVADLFAGVGQFSIPIAKRGRAKLVYAIEKNPIAYKYLCENVRLNKVGHIVMPILGDCALVAPRGIADRVILGILHVGHVYLPLASEVLKEDGGVIHYHETVPVKMAFERPLQRITKGVGREIKKVEVRIVKKYSPKVLHVVVDADVGRRIST, from the coding sequence ATGAGCTGGTTGAGGGAAGCTCTCCGGGGAGTCTTATCCGAGGAGAAATTGCGGCTCGTTCCTAGAGGTTTTCAACAAATCGGAAGAATAGCCATATTGAGCTTGCCAAATGAGCTCACAAATGAAGCTGAGATCATTGCAAAGAAGATCTTGGAGACCGGTCAAGTTGATACGGTGGCGCTGAAGACCGGCGGAATCGAGGGCTGGAGGAGGAAGCCAACCATAAAGATTATCGCTGGTAAACCTCAAACAGAAACAATACACAAGGAAGCTGGTTGTATTTTCAAGCTGGACGTGGCTGAAACTATGTTCTCGAAGGGAAACTTGTCAGAGAGACAAAGAATAGCAGATCTCGTAAAAGAAGGCGAGGTGGTTGCAGATCTTTTCGCAGGAGTAGGGCAGTTTTCTATACCGATTGCGAAAAGGGGAAGAGCCAAGCTGGTCTATGCCATTGAGAAGAACCCAATCGCTTACAAATATCTCTGTGAAAATGTGAGGCTCAACAAAGTTGGACATATCGTTATGCCAATTTTGGGAGACTGCGCACTGGTCGCTCCCCGCGGAATCGCCGACAGAGTCATACTTGGAATTCTGCACGTTGGTCACGTTTACTTACCACTCGCCAGCGAAGTGCTGAAAGAAGATGGAGGAGTTATCCACTATCATGAGACGGTACCGGTGAAAATGGCTTTCGAAAGACCTCTTCAGAGAATAACAAAAGGTGTCGGAAGGGAAATAAAAAAGGTTGAGGTGAGGATTGTCAAAAAATACTCGCCAAAGGTTTTACATGTCGTTGTCGATGCGGATGTGGGAAGGAGGATTTCAACATGA
- a CDS encoding phosphoribosyltransferase → MSEGTPPDKHEVPSWDEIYKLCLEVAEKIKRSGFKPDILVAISRGGWIPGRILSDLLENPNIATIKVEHYIDIYKTTPKPQITQPLPIDVSGKRVLLIDDIADSGKSLQLVKEHLLESGVREVKICALYCKPWSVVVPDFYARETDAWIWFPHELFETISKMVARLKKNGKSQEEIEEALLKIGLKQELVEKFLKWMKNQDLLESR, encoded by the coding sequence ATGTCCGAAGGCACACCGCCTGACAAACATGAAGTTCCAAGCTGGGATGAAATTTATAAACTCTGTTTAGAGGTCGCAGAAAAAATAAAGAGAAGTGGCTTCAAGCCGGACATTCTGGTTGCGATCTCCCGTGGTGGTTGGATCCCCGGGAGGATTCTCTCGGACCTTTTAGAAAATCCGAATATCGCCACCATAAAGGTCGAACATTATATCGACATCTATAAGACTACTCCAAAACCGCAGATAACCCAGCCTCTCCCAATCGACGTGAGTGGGAAAAGGGTTCTCCTGATAGATGACATTGCAGATTCGGGAAAGAGTCTCCAGCTAGTCAAGGAGCATCTGCTCGAGAGCGGAGTAAGGGAAGTCAAAATCTGTGCTCTCTATTGCAAGCCTTGGTCAGTTGTTGTCCCAGATTTCTATGCGCGAGAAACAGATGCTTGGATATGGTTTCCGCACGAGCTGTTTGAAACCATATCCAAGATGGTCGCTAGGTTGAAGAAAAATGGTAAAAGCCAAGAGGAGATAGAAGAAGCTCTTCTAAAAATTGGGTTAAAACAAGAACTTGTAGAAAAATTTTTGAAATGGATGAAAAATCAGGATCTCCTTGAGTCAAGATAG
- a CDS encoding DHH family phosphoesterase, with protein sequence MYMLIGCDDFGFSLLRELSGRRMKIVVIEDNPERVRHLKKIGYSDDSVLVGDPASPDTLLKASIEKMDAVLITFPDFEKNLKILRTIRNLFEGPLKTLNVMGLTPVVMVRVKDEAEKTEVEKNGGSGILPENQLMASAASVLFDEISLMLKEKTLRRLMEDMRRKAGRLAIILQTNPDPDSIASGVALKLYAKRMGVDADIIYDGVIGLPENVALINLLNAELKEANSVDLDKDYQWTALVDVATSANCALPPEKIPTIIIDHHIVPESEIKGNFVAIFPVASTSTIMTSFLRHANIQIDSVTATALMMGLLTDTMWLTRELTEIDLENFRYLSGLMDRSLFQRIRMVSSHPSPEHIELLSKALKASKIKGDFRFVNLGEVDKREDIAIVADYLLSYEGPNTVVVYGKMDGNIYVSARTKLDTLHLGKLMKDSFSNIGSGGGHAKMAGATIPLKAFPADMSKSKINSEIQRRILAAAGVVKKRKRK encoded by the coding sequence ATGTATATGCTTATAGGCTGCGACGACTTTGGGTTCTCTTTGCTGCGCGAACTATCCGGCAGAAGGATGAAGATAGTGGTGATAGAAGATAATCCAGAACGTGTAAGGCATCTGAAAAAAATCGGCTATTCTGATGATTCTGTGCTTGTCGGAGATCCAGCTTCTCCGGATACTTTGCTGAAAGCAAGCATAGAGAAAATGGATGCCGTTCTGATAACCTTCCCCGACTTTGAAAAAAACTTGAAGATCCTGCGAACGATCAGAAATCTGTTCGAAGGACCTTTAAAGACACTTAACGTCATGGGTCTCACGCCGGTCGTGATGGTGAGAGTGAAAGACGAAGCGGAAAAAACTGAGGTCGAAAAAAATGGGGGAAGCGGCATTCTTCCGGAAAATCAGCTGATGGCATCTGCCGCATCGGTTCTTTTCGACGAAATTTCGCTCATGTTGAAGGAAAAAACATTGAGAAGGTTAATGGAAGACATGAGAAGAAAGGCTGGAAGACTTGCGATCATACTCCAGACGAATCCCGATCCTGACAGCATCGCAAGCGGTGTTGCGCTAAAACTTTACGCGAAAAGAATGGGAGTTGATGCAGATATCATCTACGACGGAGTAATCGGGCTTCCTGAGAATGTCGCCTTGATAAATCTCCTCAATGCTGAGTTGAAAGAGGCGAATTCTGTAGATTTGGATAAAGACTATCAGTGGACAGCTTTAGTCGACGTCGCTACTTCTGCAAATTGTGCCTTGCCTCCTGAAAAGATTCCAACCATAATAATCGACCATCACATCGTGCCAGAAAGTGAAATCAAAGGAAACTTTGTGGCGATCTTCCCGGTTGCCTCCACTTCCACGATAATGACAAGCTTTCTGCGGCACGCCAACATTCAGATAGACTCTGTGACCGCGACGGCGCTGATGATGGGACTTCTAACGGACACTATGTGGCTGACGAGGGAGCTGACGGAGATCGATTTGGAAAACTTCAGATATCTATCTGGATTGATGGATAGAAGCCTCTTTCAGCGAATAAGAATGGTCTCTTCTCACCCATCACCAGAACACATCGAACTCTTGAGCAAGGCATTGAAAGCTTCTAAGATAAAGGGAGACTTTAGATTTGTCAATCTAGGCGAGGTTGACAAAAGAGAGGACATTGCGATTGTGGCTGATTATCTGCTATCGTATGAAGGACCGAACACCGTTGTGGTCTATGGAAAAATGGATGGTAATATTTATGTTTCTGCAAGAACGAAGTTAGACACTCTCCATCTCGGAAAACTCATGAAAGACAGTTTCTCGAATATTGGGAGCGGAGGTGGACATGCCAAAATGGCCGGAGCAACGATTCCACTCAAGGCTTTTCCGGCGGACATGAGCAAGAGTAAAATCAATTCAGAAATTCAACGCAGAATTCTTGCTGCAGCCGGAGTTGTGAAAAAGAGAAAGAGAAAATGA
- the spt4 gene encoding transcription elongation factor subunit Spt4, whose protein sequence is MKACKRCRALVEGNRCSCGETALSSEWFGYLIVENPEKSEIAKHLSIKKPGRYAVRVR, encoded by the coding sequence TTGAAAGCCTGCAAAAGATGCCGTGCACTAGTAGAAGGGAACAGATGCAGTTGTGGCGAGACAGCGCTTTCCTCCGAGTGGTTTGGTTACTTGATAGTTGAAAATCCGGAAAAATCTGAGATTGCGAAACATTTATCGATAAAAAAGCCTGGAAGATATGCAGTTAGAGTCAGATAG